DNA sequence from the Pseudocalidococcus azoricus BACA0444 genome:
TAGGAAAACTATCTAATGGCTTTGATGGATAAACTTCTAGCCAGAAAACGAGCCATTATTGAATCGATTATTGACCAGTCAAAAAACATTTCCCAGATAGAGCACTCTCGGCATCGTAGTCCCCTTAATTTTTGTGTGAACCTAATCTGTGGCTTGATTGCCTATGCTCATCAACCTAAGAAGCCTGCTATTGTTCTCTGAGTTCCGTATCCCGAACTGACGTTAATTAAATCAGCACGACCATAACGGGCAACCATTGAACACCCACTTTGCTGTTGGATTTGCCAGGCCCAGAGTTGATCACCTAAGGAAAAATGCCACCATTCTTGGGGATGTCGTTGAAACCCGGCCTGGCGCATGGCTTGATATAAAATCTCACGATGCTGATGAACCTTGAGATAATCATCTTTTTGATTGGAATTAAGATCGAGTCGCTGGGCCTGGTGATAAAAATACTCTGGAAATGATCGGTCGGAAATCTCATCAATAGGCGAACCCATATCGATTAACTTTTTATCTGAATCAACCAAGGTTAAATCAATTGCCGCTCCAGTGCTGTGGGGTGGGGGCGTTTGCGGATCATGACTAGGAACTGCCCAAAAAGTATAAACTTCAGCCCAAATAGCATCCAGTTGTGAAGATGTTAGAGTTGTCTTCTCCAGTCCCCGTGCTGCCAGTAATTCTTTAAAAGTATAATTCACCATATATTCCTGTACCGCAACCGGACGATAGGCATCAAAGATTGCTAATTTCCAGGTGGGTTGAATGCTTTGTAAATTTTGCTGGGCCTGGGACAACGCCTCTAAGACACCCTGGCGCAGATAAAAAGGAGAGACCGCATCATAGGGTGCGCCAGCAATAATATAGGGATGGGGTTCTAAGCAGAAGAAAATTGATTGATCAATGAGCACTAATGATTCATGACAGTCTTGGATTGAAATGAGTTGATAAGGTTTCATGAGTTGGCTCACTAAGGCAAGTAAAAATAATTAGCTCAGTAATTAAGTAATGATGTGATACAAGAAAATTGCTTTACCATCAATACTCCATAGGTAAAAGAGTCCAGTCTTACAATCTTGGGAAACTTCTGGTCGTTGATCATCAGCATCAGAAAATAACCATTTGATCTTCTCCTGCGGACGTACCACCCAGGCCGGCTTATTGGCCAACACTCCACTAATTTTTTCAATACTTCCCCTTTGCTTTAGAGGCCTGAGCCTGAGCCTATTTACTAGCTCAATAACTCCCTGGTTCGTTTCGGACTCTAGCAACCATAATTCATCCCCATCATTGAAATTGCTTTGTCGAAAATAGCGTTTAACGCGAATACTAGCAGGAATTGATCCACAACTCAGACTCTCCAATGATGCTACGGCAATAGAACTAAAATTGCTGTCAGTAATATCGTAGGTTTGTGCTCTCATCTCCCATTCCATACTCAGCCAGAAGAGGATATATGGAGCCAACGTTAAAGTTAAAAATCCACCCAAAGCATAAAGTAGTATCTTCAACAGTCTTTTCATGGGCCAAACATCGCTAACTCCTGAACCAGGTCATACTTCTTAGCTACTTAATGCTTATGTTCGGGAACCGGATCATAGCCGCTCCCACCCCAAGGATGACACCGTAAAATTCGTCTAACAGCTAACCAGGCCCCATGTATCACACCAAACCGTTCAATGGCTTCAATGGCGTAATTAGAGCAAGTAGGTTGATACCGACAACTGGGTAAAAATGCCGCTGAAAACGTGGCCTGGTAAACGCGAATTAACCCAATTAGCATTGCTTTCATCAACAACCCTCAACTTCATAAGCCAATCATCAAGCCTTAGGTCAGAACACTCCTTGCCTCAGCATTCCAAACCGATCTAGAAAGGCCATGGCCTTCCCATAGCCTATCGCCCAGTCAAAGTCAGTGGCACGCCAAAGCAGAAAATGAGCCTAATTCTTCACCCCAGTAGTAGCAATCCCCCGGATAAACTGCTTTTGTCCGACAATAAAAACCAATGCCACAGGAATCGTTGAAATAACGATCGCCGCCATCATCAACGGCCAATCATTGGTAAACTGCTCCTGAAAATTAGCTAGGGCCAACTGTACCGTAATTAATTCTGGTTTTGTTGTAAATACTAACGGCTTAAACAGATCATTCCATTCACCAATAAACGTAAACAGAAACAGAGTCACTAAGGCTGGTCGGGACAAAGGAAGTAAAATCTGCCATAAAATCTGCCAGCGACTTGCCCCATCCAAAGCCGCTGCTTCTTCTAGGGAAACTGGAATTGTCAAAAAAAACTGCCGCATTAAAAAAATACCAAAGCCATTGGCCGCAATCGGTAAAATCAACGCCCCAAAGGTATTAATCAAATGCCCCCAGCGCAGAATCATAAAAATAGGGATCACAAGTAACTGAAACGGAATCACCAAGCTCGCTAAAACTAACAGCAGAACTAGGTTTTGGCCTGGAAACCTCATTCTTGCTAATGCATAGCCAGCTAAAGCCGAGGTGAAAATTTGTAGCCCAGTCACCCCGAGTGCCACTAAGGTCGAATTTCCAAAGGCTCGAATAAAATGCCCTAAATGCCAAGCCTGGAGATAACTCCCCCAAGACCATCCCTCCTTCGGCAAGAGTTCAAATTCAACCAAAGAGCCAGGCGGCCAGCCAGATGTCAGGAAGGCAACTACTAGGGGCAACAAAATCAAAGCAGCAAGCAAGCACAAAAGCAATTGCTGCCAAGACCATAATCTAAGGAAAAACATAAATAAAACGAGGATTCATAAACCAAAACCTCCCAACTTTAATGAAAAAGAAGGGAGGCTGGAAATATTATCTTGGCACTGAACTATTTTTGCAGGCAGCTACCCACCAACTATCTTCGTCGCAGTAACGTTTCACAACTGAGTTCGAGATGGATCAGCGTGGTTCCACTACGCCATGAGCACCAAGAAGATTAAAACTTAGAAAATTAAGAAAAACTTGATTAGGACATTAGATTAAAAACTTGAAACTACAGAATTAATTTAGTCAATCAGACACCAAATATGAGGTCAAGCCCTCGGTCTATTAGTACTCCTTGACTTCATCCATTACTGGACTTCGATCTAGAGCCTATTAACGGGTGTTCTTCCCGTGACCTTACTGGCTTATGCCATGGGAGCACTCATCTTGAGGTGGGCTTCCCACTTAGATGCTTTCAGCGGTTATCCACTCCGCACATGGCTACCCTGCGTTTGCCGTTGGCACGACAACAGGTACACCAGCGGTGCGTTCCCCCCGGTCCTCTCGTACTAAGGGGGACTCCTCTCAATGCTCCTACGCCTACACCGGATATGGACCGAACTGTCTCACGACGTTCTGAACCCAGCTCACGTACCGCTTTAATGGGCGAACAGCCCAACCCTTGGCACGTACTTCCGCACCAGGTTGCGATGAGCCGACATCGAGGTGCCAAACCTCCCCGTCGATGTGAACTCTTGGGGGAGATCAGCCTGTTATCCCTAGAGTAACTTTTATCCGTTGAGCGACGGCCTTTCCACGCAGTACCGTCGGATCACTAAAGCCTACTTTCGTACCTGCTCGACTTGTAGGTCTTGCAGTCAAGCTCCCTTATGCTTTTGCACTCTACGGCTGATTTCCGACCAGCCTGAGGGAACCTTTGCGCGCCTCCGTTATTTTTTAGGAGGCGACCGCCCCAGTCAAACTGCCCACCTGAAACTGTTCCCTCGCCGGATAACGGCAGAGAGTTAGAATTCTAGCCTTGCCAGAGTGGTATCTCA
Encoded proteins:
- a CDS encoding carbohydrate ABC transporter permease codes for the protein MFFLRLWSWQQLLLCLLAALILLPLVVAFLTSGWPPGSLVEFELLPKEGWSWGSYLQAWHLGHFIRAFGNSTLVALGVTGLQIFTSALAGYALARMRFPGQNLVLLLVLASLVIPFQLLVIPIFMILRWGHLINTFGALILPIAANGFGIFLMRQFFLTIPVSLEEAAALDGASRWQILWQILLPLSRPALVTLFLFTFIGEWNDLFKPLVFTTKPELITVQLALANFQEQFTNDWPLMMAAIVISTIPVALVFIVGQKQFIRGIATTGVKN
- the yidD gene encoding membrane protein insertion efficiency factor YidD translates to MKAMLIGLIRVYQATFSAAFLPSCRYQPTCSNYAIEAIERFGVIHGAWLAVRRILRCHPWGGSGYDPVPEHKH
- a CDS encoding M15 family metallopeptidase, with the protein product MKPYQLISIQDCHESLVLIDQSIFFCLEPHPYIIAGAPYDAVSPFYLRQGVLEALSQAQQNLQSIQPTWKLAIFDAYRPVAVQEYMVNYTFKELLAARGLEKTTLTSSQLDAIWAEVYTFWAVPSHDPQTPPPHSTGAAIDLTLVDSDKKLIDMGSPIDEISDRSFPEYFYHQAQRLDLNSNQKDDYLKVHQHREILYQAMRQAGFQRHPQEWWHFSLGDQLWAWQIQQQSGCSMVARYGRADLINVSSGYGTQRTIAGFLG